A window of Acinonyx jubatus isolate Ajub_Pintada_27869175 chromosome B2, VMU_Ajub_asm_v1.0, whole genome shotgun sequence genomic DNA:
aaaaatgatatagattaaaaatgaaagtggtGCTTCCAGAAGATGCTCTAGATGTACTTTGGCTTTGCAATGCCATGCCTCCCTGGGGTGTACACACCCCagtttgagaagcctggctctcATCTGCAAGCATGGTGCAGGTCTCCTAGCTGCCACCCATCCAAGTTTCTCTCTTTACTCCCAAGTCCTCAGGCCTCCCAGGCCCAGGACAGATGGTTCATCCATCGTGCCACCAGAACTCACGGGCCCGTGTGCAGGGGACACCCACTGCAGTCTAAGCTGTGATCCCAGCTCTCAGAGGTCAAGCATGGCTGAGGTGTTTGGAGAGGTGACACAGGATAAGGAGACACACCTCCCTTTGTTttgtcctcccccccacccaacccacAGGCATTGATCTGGAGAACATTGTGTACTACAAGGATGACACCCACTATTTTGTGATGACAGCCAAGAAGCAGTGCCTGCTGCGGCTGGGGGTGCTGCGTCAGGTGGGGCCCGGGCCCTGGCAGGGAGGGTCTGGGCAGTGGGCCCTGAGAGGTAGAGGCCAGCCCTGGACACAGTGTTGCCCCCTGGTGTGGAGGAGGGAGCCTGTCCTCTTCTGCCTGTGCCCTGACATTTTCTCCACAACGAGCTCTTCTCCCCTGGGATTTCCATGGCAACCTGAATCCTATTCCCATCCCCTGTACCAGTCATGGAACTACAtgtgtaaactccatgagggcaggggtttTGTCTCCTTGTCCTTTTTGTTTGCTGATGATTCCCAGGGCTTTGAAGGGTGCCTGGTGTGTAGTCagcactcagtgaatatttgctgaatgaactaGTTGaaaacctactatgtgctaggtactgtgTTGAGAATTTTATATGGATTTTCTCGCCTAAATTCTCATAAGTACCTTGAGAAGTTAGGTATGTCATCTCTAAATGATGGGGAAACAGCCTGAGAAGTTCAGAACTCAGTCCAAAGCAAGTGCATGATACAGTAATGGTACGAGGCCttgagggcagggtggggcttGGGAGCCCCCTAGCAGGGTGAGTGCTGAGGAAGGGGCTGGAGGATGGGAGGCAGGATGTTTGCATTCTGGTCCAGCTCAGTCTTCAGCTGCTATATAGTCTGAGGAAGCACTGTCTTAGGGCCTCCGTATGTGCACCTTCTCCGCCCAAGGGGATGGGCTGCCCAGTTGACCCTGCTGGTTCTGATCTGTCCTGTAGGACTGGCCAGACACTGACCGCCTGCTGGGCAGTGCCAATGTGGTGCCCGAGGCTCTACAGCACTTTGTCCGGGCAGCTGCTGACTTCGCCACCAATGGCAAGCTCGGGAAGCTGGAGTTTGCCAAGGATGCCCACGGGCGGCCTGACATCTCTGCCTTTGACTTCACAAGCATGATGCGGGCAGAGAGTTCTGCTCGAGTGCAGGAGAAGCACGGTGCCCGCGTGTtgctggggctggtgggggaCTGCCTGGTGGAGGTGAGGAGGTCAGGGCTCCCTGATTTCGGGAGGAGGAGGGACTTCCAGAAACAGCCACTCCTTGTAAGGAGGCACAGGGGCTCCATGGTTGGGAGAGGAAGGTTGCctcctgggaaggagggggtAAAAAAAGGTTTGCTCTTTGTGGTGAGGAGCGAGGGCTGCTTGGTGTGATGTGTGGTCCCCTCAGCTatgattttgggggcacctgggcttGGGACTCCTAGCGGACTCTCACTgaaccatttcctttctttctgacccTGCAGCCCTTCTGGCCCCTGGGCACTGGAGTGGCTCGGGGCTTTTTGGCAGCCTTTGATGCCGCCTGGATGGTGAAGCGGTGGGCAGAGGGTGCTGGGCCCCTAGAAGTGTTGGCAGAGCGGTGAGGCCTgagttggggggtgggaagggcaggggtAGAAATAGGACTAGGATCAGGAAgagggtgggggtgctgggcGAATAGGGTGGGGGGCACGGGCAAGAGGATAAAGAAAGGCCTGGTAGTTCTTGAGAGATGGGTGCTGATTCGTGCTCCCGCTTGTGCCCTTGCCTTTGCACTTACTCCCCCAGGGAGAGCTTGTACCAGCTCCTCTCACAGACGTCCCCAGACAACATGCACCGCAATGTGGCCCAGTATGGGCTGGACCCAGCCACCCGCTACCCCAACCTGAACCTCCGGGCCGTGACTCCCAATCAGGTCAGACCCCCTGGCACCTACCAGACTCCAGGCCTGCCCTGTCATTGCCCCTGTGGGTGAGCCctaccccaagcaggcccctccccACTGGGCTGAGGCAGACTGTCAGCCTGCCTTGAGACCTGAAAGGGGCTGCCTTAGGTACGAGACCTGTATGACGTGCTGGCCAAGGAGCCTGTGAGGAGGAAGAGTGACAAGATAGATGGAGGAAAGCCAGCCACAGGTGAGCAAGCTCTCCTCCGGAGGCAGTGTCCCAAATATTTACCACCCAGTGTCGTGCAAGCACCAGCCATCAGCACAGTTTGCAGCCTTAGGCTGGGAGCAGAGCGCTGGGACACGGCCGATGGTGGGGACGTCTGGGGGCCTCCTGCAGAGTGGAGAGGCAGCAGGGCACCGAGCAGTAACCGCTTGCCAGTCTGTGTGCACGATATCAGTATTTCAACAACCGCTACCGCCCCGACAGCCAGAGTGGCTGATGGCAGCCGTGCTGCCCTTCCAGCCTTGCAGACCCAGACCTGCCCTCCCTTTGAGTCTCTGGACCCCCCATGTCCCCCAGTTTGTAGCCTCCTGCCCTCTGTGCTTAGCAGTGATTGCACCTAATTCATCACTTTATTCCAAGAAGAGAAAATTGGGAGGAAAGCAGTGATGCTCAGTGAGCACTAAGTTGGTGGCCCTGCAGGGGTGGGTCCTGCCTCCACCTCCCATACTTGACCCCCGTGCCCATCACCCGGGTTGCCTTTGAGCCAGGGCCCTTCAGCACAGCACAGCCTCCTCTCTCAGGGTCGACAGGCACCCAGGAGGAATTGCTACACTGGTGCCAGGAGCAGACGGCTGGGTACCCAGGTGTCCATGTCACCGACTTGTCTTCCTCCTGGGCTGACGGGCTGGCTCTGTGTGCCCTGGTGCACCGGCTGCGGCCCGGCCTGCTGTGAGTTGCAAATTGGGCTCAGGGGTCCCTGGCAGTCCATCCTTCTTTCATGCCTCTGTTCCTCCTTCCACGTCAGGCAGTGTGGACTGGTGGGGAGACCACTATGTAGGAGTTACGCAGTTGAGTCCCAGGACCGCCACTTTCTGGTAGTCCTTCTGCTCACGTCACTTCCCTGCCTGAGTCTCGTGAGAGTCCAGTGCATTCAGTAGGGGAGGTTTGTGAGTGGTGGAGCACCCCCCTACCCAGGCCAGAAAGCCGTCACTGGGCGGGTGGGGAGCGGGAGGGGGTGTGTACAGCAGAGAATCATTTCCCCATGCCCTATGCTCCCTTTACGCCCCACCAGCCCCTGCctgctgccctctcctgcttcGATGGGGTCAGGTTCTGGTCTCCCATTGGCTTTTCTCCCCGACATCCCACAGGGAGCCCTCAGAGCTGCAGGGGTTGGAGGCCCTGGAAGCAACTGCTTGGGCACTGAGGATGGCAGAACATGAGCTGGGCATCACACCCGTGCTGTCCGCAAAGGCAGTGGTGACAGGGAGTGACCCGCTGGGCCTCATCGCCTACCTCAGCCACTTCCACAGTGCCTTCAAGAGCATGCCCCACAACCCAGGTAGCCTGGAGGGtaggtgggtgggaaggaggtggggaaggcaCCCTCCGAGGGACAGCTGGGAGACATACCCTGGACTGGACTGTAACAGTCTGTTCCGGAGGTCCAGTTTTGGTTTCCCATCCGTGCTGACAGGCTCTGTCACTCAAAGCTCTCTGGGGACTTCCAGTGCTGTGCTATTCCTTGGCAAACTGCACAGGACCCTGCAGCGGACCCGTGCCCAGGTGGGGAGTCTGGGCAGGGTTGCAGCTGGGCAGCGCGTTGCTAGTGGGAATCCTTGGGGTGATGGGAGGACATTCAGAAtcgggggagggctgggggctcaGAGCTCCCATGCTTAGAGTGTAGGACTTGTTGCAGGAAAATGGGGAGGATACTGGTGGCAAGAAGCCGCGCCTGGAGGTAAATGCATGTAGGGGCTAGACAGTCCCCTGCTGTATTCCCTGGGTCCTGTCCTATGTTCTGTCCCCCCATGTCTTGCTCCCTACCCCATGCCCTGtaacccacccccacctcccccccacatcTGGGTTCCCTTCCTGTCTTGCTTCTTTTCCAGCCCTTTCTATTCTCTGCATACAGCCACTCTCCAGCCCCTCTACCTCCCTGCCCGAACACTTACCTCCTTAGGTAGATGCTAAGACCCCAAGTACTGAGGAGCCACCTGTCCCAGAGGCTGGTGTACCCctgacacccccaccccaacaccaaGAGGTGAGAAAGGGGGCCCTGTCTGCAGTAGAGGCCTGGGGAGGGCAAGGAGGGGTGTTTCAAGGATCGGGAAGATCTTTGCTGCTGGCCTCGACTCCAGCTGACCCTGTGGTCTGGGGTTCGGTGCAGGCTGGTGCTGGGGACTTGTGTGCACTTTGTGGGGAACACCTCTACATCCTGGAacgcctctgtgctgacggccgtTTCTTTCATCGGAGCTGCTTCCGCTGCCATACCTGTGAGGCCACACTGTGGCCAGGGGGCTATGAGCAGCACCCAGGAGATGGTAAGTTGGCGTGGGAGATCTCCACGGACACTTTGGGCCTGTCCCTGCCTGAGGGCAAGGATCTTGAAACTGCAGGGGAAGTAGGGTACTGGGCATGAGGTGGCAACAGGCTCAAGATGGCACTTGAGTTCCCCTGGGTTTAAggtctcctctgccccctccaaaTCTCTAAATGTGGGGTTCTAAGGAACCAGGACACCAGCAGAAATTCACCTGCAAATCCAGAGTCCTGCCACCCCCGCCTTCCCTGATAAACTGAGTATCTGGGCATTGGGCTGCCTACATCTTAtgtcttctcccctcctccacccttccCAGGACATTTCTACTGCCTCCAGCACCTGCCCCAGACAGGCCACAAAGAGGATGGCAGTGACCAAGGCCCTGAGAATCAGGTAAAAGCTGTGAAACTGTTGGGAGTGTGGGAAACAGTAAAGGGATCTAAGCCCCAGCTAACTTTGCTGGGGGTAACTGGATGTTCTCCAGAAAAAAAGCTCCATGAAGGtagggttttttattttacttattgatttatCTGAAATGTTTAGAACACTGCCTGACCCATTGAAGTAAATGGCATAAGTGAATGAATGCCAGAACCCACATTTATCTAAAGGGGCAGCCTCAACTCCACAATGGGCAGATCACTGACCAGACTACATGGTGGCTTTTCCAGGACCTCCCCACACCTGATGAAAACAGCATGCCATCAGGGCCCTCAGCTTCTGTCACCCCCCAGGAGGGGACCAGTCCTGTCCCAAGCACCAGCCGGCCTACCCGTCAGCGGATCCGCCTCTCCAGCCCGGAACGCCAGCAGCTGTCCTCCCTTAATCTCACCCCTGACCCGGAACTGGAGCCCCCACCCAAGCCTCCCCGCACCTGCCTTGCCGTGGCCCGCCAGGCCCTGGAAGGCAGCTTCGTAGGCTGGGGAATGCCAGTCCAGAGCCCTCAAGGTGACTGCTTTGCCCAGACACGCACACCCAGGGTGGGGATGCCATGGGTGGTACTGGGATTCCTGAAAGGGGAATGCTGGGGAATCGAAAGGGAGGTGTGGGGCCCAGGCCATGTCTACTCTGTTCAGTTCCTGTGGctatggaggaagaggaggaacagAGTCCCTCCTCCagtgaggaagaaacagaggaagaggaaactgTGACTTTGGACTCAGACACAGAGCAGGTGAGTAGGAGGAACCTGGCCACCTATTCCACTGAAGCCAGCACACATCCACCAAATATGCCCCACAGCCCACCACAGGAAAAACCTGTAGAATGCCCCCTCCTTTGAGCCAGTTTCTCAGAATGTCCTCACCCAGTGTGACTCCAGTCTCTAAGCCTCTTATCTTTTCTACCAGAACTTACCCTACTTACCTCCAGCTCAGGAAGCTTTGGTCCCTTCCAAACAAAGCTTCCCCAGCCCCTATCCAACAGTGGGGCCAGGCCCTACCCCTGACCGGCCTGACTCTGCCATAGGCTCTGAAGATCTTGGCCAAGAACTCAGGCACCATGAGCAAGTACCCAACATGGCGTCGGACCCTGCTGCGCCGTGCTAGGGAGGAGGAGATGAAGCGGTTCTGCAAGGCCCAGGTGAGGGGTCTAGGGGTTTGCAGAATTTCTGATAAGGTCAGAGTTCTGACGTGGGATCAGACTTTCTCCGGTGCTCTTTCTTGAACAATCCAAAGACTCCTGGGCCTCCTGTCTTGCACCCCTCAGGCTGTCCAGCGGCGACTAAATGAAATTGAGACCGCTCTAAGGGAGCTGGAGGCTGAGGGCATGAAGCTGGAGCTGGCCTTGAGAAGCCAGAGCAGTGAGTAAAGATAGGAAGAACAAGCTGGGACACCCCTCTGCCTCCTAGCCATGCATTCAGCCCCAGCAGTCCCTCACACCACCAGGCCCTGCTTCCAGCAGACTCTACTCCTCATGCCCCTGACACCTGTGACCCTTGTTAGGGACTGCCTGACCACCACCCCCCACTCTTCCTTCCCATCAGCATCCCCAGAACAGCAAAAGACACTGTGGCTAGAACAGCTGCTACAGCTCGTTGAGAAGAAAAACAGCCTAGTGGCGGAGGAGGCTGAGCTCATGATCACGtaaggggaagggggtggggacagtggcAGTAGCCAGACCCCAGCCAGCAACTTGGGCACCTGGGACAGCCGTGCCTCTTCAATCTCTGCCCTCCACAGGGTGCAGGAGCTGAAACTGGAGGACCAACAGTGGCAGCTGGACCAGGAGCTACGAGGCTACATGAACCGGGAAGGTAGGTGGGGtgtagagagaggcagacatcATGAGGCTGGTGTTTGCAGCCTTGTGACCTCAGACACTGATCAAGCAATGTGGTCCTCTAGTCTGAGTGCCTCTGAAACATTTCAGGAGGAAGCCAGAGAATGGGGCTTCAAGCCCCTACTCTGCCTTCAGTTCAATCAGGGCTGCACAATTAGGCTTTTATGTaagattgcttttaaaaatggtgctgctgctggggtgcctggctgcctcaggtGGAagaacgtgcaactcttgatctcgaggtcatgagtttgaaccccacgttgagTATGGaaattacatatgtacatacatacatatgtatatgtgtacacacacacatatataattacatattacatgtatacatatgtatcatatatatgtatatatacaaaccAATCaatctaaactaaaataaaaatggtgctACTACTAAACAAGGCTAGAAaaccactgttgtttttttttacagtgctcttcctcattttacagatgaggaaacttaccCTACCTAGTTGTGGAAGTCACATAGGCCAGTATTAGGTTGtgcctttcctgcctccctgtccGGTTCCCTGTTCTCTACGctttgtcttcttcttcagaattcCTGAAGACCCCTGCTGACCGGCAGGCTGAGGACCAGGTCCTGAGGAAGCTGCTGGATGTGGTGAACCAGCGAGATGCACTTATCCGCTTCCAGGAGGAATGCAGGCTCAGTGAGCTGGCCTCGGAGCCGGGGGCCCAGGGCtagaagtggggggtgggggtgggggggctgcctGCCCTCTTCCCTATGAGGAAGACCACCTCACCCGAGGACTATGCCACCCTGTTCATCTGGGCTGCCTGGGAGGGGTCTCATTGTTTACAATAAAAATGTTCCTGTCACACACAGGCCTAAGACTGCCTGCAGGTGAGATGCAGGGAGGGCAGATGTATAGGAAGGAGCCTGACAGTTTATATTATGATAGTCACACTGACCGACCCTTGACCCCAATCACTGCTTCTACAACAAAAACACAGAGCCACAAAAGTGTCAAGCTTTATTGTTCCTCAGATCTGTCCCCCTCCTGCTGTCCCAGGAATAGGGCTGCCTGAGACTCTGGGTCCAGGTCGTGGGCCTCCCTTGCCCTTCCCAGCATATGCTGGAGCTCAGCCCGGGCCCTAGATAAGCCCTTGGCCTCCTGCATGTGGAAGAGGTAGACTGCACCTGCCCCCAACAGCAGTCCTACACTGGGAGTCCAGAGCATTATGGCAacctccctgacccctcccccgGCTGCCAGAGCACACAGCAATGCCAGAAGGAGCAGCCCTAGACCAATCACGTAGCCGGCGAAGGTGGCCCACCAGCGAGCTTGAGCCATGCCGAGGTCCAGCTCTGCCCAGGCCTCCTTTAACACACTGATCAACCGCGACCTTCCTGCTGGTCCTAGAACAAGGCAGGGTagtggggcaggagagagagggtcagagtgGAGGAGCTGCCTTATGGTGGGGAGGGacctggggagagggtgggggtgtCTTACCGTGAGTAGGGCTGGGGGTGTGCTGGGGAGGGCTGTGTCTCACACAGAGAGTAGCCATCAGGGCCTCATGATCAGAGAGGGGGGTGCCACTGTGAGGATCATGGCCAGTAGTGGTTCTCAGAGTCTTACAGGAGATGTAGAACCCAGAAACTGCCTAGGAAAAGTAAGGGCCAGAGAGAAACATATTTGAGGCCCTCTTCCCATTCTCATGCCATCAATAATCTACGACTAGACCAGATGGACAAAAGATTAGCACAAGCTggtgaaagacagagacacagtgggTGAAGACACATTGATGGGAGAGGCCTGACCTTATATAGCACATAGTCAATGCGGATGCCAAAGGGAAATGGCTCTAGCTCCCTCTGATTAACGTAGCAGTTCTCAGGTACCATCGTACAGCCTTCTTCAGAGCCCTAGGCGAATAAGTGGTTCATGCTAGGACacgtgggaggaggaggagagaagctgGGGGTGTAGACATGGAAATTATCAGGCAGGTCCTCACCTTGAAGTCCCGGGTCTCAAGGTAGGCATCATGCAGCCCTGTCCACTCCTTCAGCAGGCGGCAGCCCAGGTCCTTCGGGTGCAAGTTAAGGTCCCCACACAATAGAACCACATCGGCCTTCTTGGATGTGTGGCTGGGGGAACCAGGTTGGTGAGGCAGGAGTTCTCTCCTGACCAGCTGTGCCCACCTAGAAGTGGGGCCCTGGCCACCCCTCAACCCCTGACCCCATCCCACTTCCCCTGTCAAGCCCAGGCTCACACACTGGATGAACTGGGCCAGTTCCCAAGCTTGGGCCACACGATGTGCTAGGTAGATGTCCTTCTGTCGATTGTACTCGGCATGGAGCTGAGCAAGATAGGTCAGATTATAGCAGTTGAGATAGGGGGTCCCAAAGACAGGTCTGAATCATGCTGGTGTCTGTTACTTGGCATGATCCTTGGTTAAAAGATGGGCAAACCTTGCCTACTGACCTTAGGAGATCCTGCCCCCACACCTCACCCCCAGGAAGCCCAACCAGAGGAgtcccatctctccctcccaggACCAGGCCACCTGTCCAAGCCCCGCCAGCTTCACTCACATGGGTCACGTAGGCATTGAGTACCAATCCACTTAGATGAAGCACCAGCAGACCCACAGCCTTCCCACAGAACCAGTCTCCATGATGGATCTGCAGGCAGGAGGGAGCTAGAACTCAGGGCACTGCCACCCTCCTTCTGCCCGTTCCTGCAGCCCAAGAAAGGCTGCCTCCTTTACCGTGTGGtactggggggtgggagagggtggtGGAAGAAATCTGATCTAAGGCTTACCATGTAGGGGTACCCATTGAGGGTGTAGACATGCTGGGTGAATTCCTGAATTGGATGTTTGGAGAAGACGCAGAGGCCACTGCCAATGACGCCACTGTAAACCAAGTTCTGGTTAACAGccagaaaagcaggaagagaaatacCCAGCTCTCTTCTCCCTGGTCACCCAGCTTGTATCAGCTACTTTTTCCTCACTCTGTTGCTGATATCAGCACCAGAGGAAATCTCAAAGCAACAGCCTTTGTGGGGTGATACCATGGAGTGTGACTTGGTAAGGCTGGGATGGGCTGAAGAGATAGGATCTTCCTGGTTCCACCTAGTCCTGCACCCACACACAGAGGAGAGGACTCGGGAAGACGGAGGAGGGTGCAGGTGGGATagggaggggctggcagggccAAGAGCTTCCAGGTCTGAGAACAGACTTCCAGACAGGAAGGTTTCTCACCTCCTGAAGTAGTGTGCGGCGGGGTAGGTAGGCAACAGCTTCTGTCTCAGGTACTGGAAGTCCTGCTCACTCCACACCTGAGGGAAGGGGTGAGGATGCCTgcctgtctcccccctcccccaccccggggaaAAGTCCTCTCCTGCGCCCCCAGCAGCCCCCGTCCCAGCCAGGGTTCCACACCAGTtctgccctgcccacctcttCCAGGAGAGCTAGGTCGAAGCTTTCCATGTTTAGAAAGTCTCCCAGGCGCTTCACGCGGTCACCCCGGTGCTTGCTCAGGTAGGGAATGCCCCTGAGGAcgagaagggtggggggaggtgacGGCTGGAGGCGCTCCGCTTCTCCGTGCACCACCGGAGCTGGGACCAGGTGCGGGCCTGGAGATGCGGATGCCCCCCGGACCCGGACACCTTAGGGCACGGTGGAGCCGTGGCCCGGAGGTGACGAaggcctcctccctcagactgtGGGTGCGAATGTAGCTGTGGCCCCCGGCCCACCCCGCGGGCGCTCTCACCAACAATTGAGGTTAAAGATCCTCAGTCGCAGAGAGAAGTTGGGCTTCATGGCGAGCGGTCCGGGGGCGCGGGACGGCGCTGCCTCCCCGGCGACGGCCGCGGCGAGCGGGCGGCACCTCCTCCCGGGGCGGCGCGCACAGGTGGTCGGCTCCGCCCCGCGCTCCCTCGAAGGCCGCGGCCTCCCAGCCCGCGCCGCGCAGGCCCTGGGCCCGGGTCCGAATCCGCGTTACCCGGGCAACCGCCCCACTGGCTGCCAACCCACCCGGAAAGGCGATCTGCTGCGAAGTTGGGCGCTGCCGGGAGGCGAGGGCCGCGCGCGAGGTCCCTGAGGGGGGATACCAGAAAGGAGTTCGGGCGGGCGGCCAGCCGAGTGGAGGCACACGGGACACGGAGTTCTCCGTCCCTTCGCGCGGAAACTCCGTCCCTGGCCTCAGCCGCCCGCGAGCCCTCTCGCCTCTCGCCCGGCTCAGCAGCAACAGGCGCAAAGTTGAGAAAAGACCCGCCCGTCGCCGCCCTCCCCCTCGCGTCCTTCCTCCCAGCAGGCGACGGGGGCGGGGCCGCACGGTTGCCCTGGCGACGCGCAGTGTTTGTGCTCGGAGCAGTCCCCCAGCGCCGCCATGGCTAGCCAGCTGCAGCGCGGACCGAGGCCGGCCCCATACTGCTCGAAGTCACCGCCCGAGCAACCGCTGCAGGTGAAAGTGGTGGGGCTCTTCAAAAGCTCCAGCTTTCACATCGCGAAGAGCGCTGCCGAGGTAACCGCGAGAAAACCACAAGTGCGGATGGCTCTCCCGTCTCCTCGGGCTCGCGCTTCCTGGTGACCCGGGTCGAAGTTCGGGGACGTAGGGAGGTGTCCCTGGCGGGCAGCGTCAGTCTGTACCTCCCAGGGGTCAGGGTCGGGTCGGGCGGACGTTCCACTACCAGAAGGGCTACCTTTAAAGGGGGATCCGagcaaaggaaaattaagaatcTTGCTGGAAGGAGGGTAATTGTTATAGACCcacattttatttccacatttttacgtgaattatagattttaaaaatttatgaaaaaatgtttaaaaataagtgataCCGCATAACTACAGATTTTGTTATAAACTCCCTTCCCAAGTTTTTGGAAACTTCATTTGGGAAggcttcttttccctcctttaaattttctatagCAGTTACTGCATTCCAGTCGAATTAGGTGCTTAAGAAATTTCTTAACAAACGACCCCCAAGTGCTTTGGAGAATCCAG
This region includes:
- the SMPD2 gene encoding sphingomyelin phosphodiesterase 2, whose protein sequence is MKPNFSLRLRIFNLNCWGIPYLSKHRGDRVKRLGDFLNMESFDLALLEEVWSEQDFQYLRQKLLPTYPAAHYFRSGVIGSGLCVFSKHPIQEFTQHVYTLNGYPYMIHHGDWFCGKAVGLLVLHLSGLVLNAYVTHLHAEYNRQKDIYLAHRVAQAWELAQFIHHTSKKADVVLLCGDLNLHPKDLGCRLLKEWTGLHDAYLETRDFKGSEEGCTMVPENCYVNQRELEPFPFGIRIDYVLYKAVSGFYISCKTLRTTTGHDPHSGTPLSDHEALMATLCVRHSPPQHTPSPTHGPAGRSRLISVLKEAWAELDLGMAQARWWATFAGYVIGLGLLLLALLCALAAGGGVREVAIMLWTPSVGLLLGAGAVYLFHMQEAKGLSRARAELQHMLGRAREAHDLDPESQAALFLGQQEGDRSEEQ